A region of Clostridium acetobutylicum ATCC 824 DNA encodes the following proteins:
- a CDS encoding PTS mannitol transporter subunit IICB: METYKDSTQVSKSSLKKKIQGFGGFLSGMVMPNIGAFIAWGLITALFIKTGWLPNDNLSKLVDPMIHYMLPMLIGYQGGKLVYDTRGGVVGAIATMGMIVGASIPMFLGGMIIGPLGGYVIKKFDKAIENKIPTGFEMLVNNFSAGILGAALAIISYVAVGPVVAGASTGLGSIALAITNQGLLPLIAVVVEPAKILFLNNAINHGVFSPLGIEQVQHLGKSVFFLLEADPGPGLGILLAYSLYGKGSAKNSAPGAVIIHFLGGIHEIYFPYVLMKPFLLLAVIAGGICADLTFVLLKAGLVAAASPGSIIAILAMSPKGGQLPVLAGVAVGAIVSFVVASIILKGSKEKSKDNFEEAQNKMKEMKKESKNQTTANSENVKNNDELVSSDIKLIVFACDAGMGSSAMGESILKKELKNANIDGIKVQHYSVDSIPKEADVVFVQENLSERARKSAPDANIVTIKNFLDRSTYEGFMKKIKK; the protein is encoded by the coding sequence ATGGAAACTTATAAAGATTCTACACAAGTATCAAAATCATCATTAAAGAAAAAGATTCAAGGTTTTGGTGGTTTTTTAAGTGGCATGGTAATGCCCAATATAGGAGCCTTTATAGCTTGGGGTTTAATAACGGCATTATTTATTAAAACAGGGTGGTTACCCAACGATAATCTTTCCAAACTTGTAGATCCAATGATACATTATATGCTTCCTATGCTTATAGGATATCAAGGTGGTAAGCTTGTATATGATACAAGAGGTGGTGTAGTAGGAGCAATAGCTACCATGGGTATGATAGTAGGAGCTTCAATACCAATGTTCCTTGGAGGAATGATAATAGGTCCTTTAGGCGGATATGTTATAAAGAAGTTCGATAAGGCTATTGAAAATAAAATTCCAACAGGCTTTGAGATGTTAGTTAATAACTTTTCAGCTGGAATTTTAGGTGCGGCTCTTGCAATAATCTCATATGTTGCAGTTGGTCCTGTAGTTGCAGGAGCATCAACAGGATTAGGTTCGATAGCATTAGCTATTACAAATCAAGGATTACTTCCACTAATAGCGGTAGTAGTAGAGCCAGCTAAGATATTATTTTTAAACAATGCTATTAACCACGGTGTATTCTCACCACTTGGAATTGAACAAGTACAACATCTTGGTAAATCAGTATTCTTCTTACTTGAAGCAGATCCAGGTCCGGGACTAGGAATTCTTTTAGCTTACTCTTTATATGGCAAGGGTTCAGCAAAAAATTCAGCTCCAGGGGCAGTTATAATACATTTTCTTGGCGGAATACATGAAATTTACTTCCCTTATGTTTTAATGAAACCGTTTTTACTTTTAGCAGTAATAGCTGGTGGAATTTGTGCAGATTTAACGTTTGTTTTATTAAAAGCAGGTTTAGTTGCAGCAGCTTCACCAGGAAGTATCATAGCTATACTGGCAATGAGTCCTAAAGGTGGGCAACTTCCAGTATTAGCAGGAGTTGCGGTAGGAGCAATAGTATCTTTCGTAGTAGCATCAATTATCCTAAAAGGAAGTAAAGAAAAATCAAAAGATAATTTTGAAGAAGCTCAAAACAAGATGAAAGAAATGAAAAAAGAAAGCAAAAATCAAACAACTGCTAATAGTGAAAATGTTAAAAATAATGATGAATTAGTAAGTTCTGATATTAAATTAATAGTTTTTGCATGTGATGCAGGTATGGGATCATCAGCAATGGGAGAATCTATATTAAAGAAAGAACTAAAAAATGCAAATATCGATGGAATAAAAGTTCAACATTATTCAGTAGATAGTATTCCAAAAGAAGCAGATGTAGTATTTGTGCAAGAAAATTTAAGCGAAAGAGCAAGAAAAAGTGCTCCAGATGCTAATATAGTAACAATAAAAAATTTCTTAGATCGTTCAACTTATGAAGGGTTTATGAAAAAAATTAAAAAATAA
- a CDS encoding PTS sugar transporter subunit IIA — protein sequence MNRQILSGDNILLELKSESKDAAIERAGKLLVSRGYVKENYINGMKAREEEVTTYMGNGVAIPHGMNEYKKDIMDSGIVIAQYPEGVDFGEGNIAYIVIGIAGRGEEHMQILSQIALTVQYEENVERLRNAKNKEEIIKIIEEGDD from the coding sequence ATGAATAGACAGATTTTATCAGGAGATAACATTTTATTAGAGTTGAAATCAGAATCTAAGGATGCTGCAATAGAAAGAGCTGGAAAACTTTTAGTTTCTAGAGGTTATGTTAAGGAAAACTATATAAATGGAATGAAAGCCAGAGAAGAAGAAGTTACAACATATATGGGGAATGGTGTCGCTATACCTCATGGTATGAATGAATATAAAAAAGATATTATGGATTCGGGTATAGTTATAGCTCAATATCCTGAAGGCGTTGACTTTGGTGAAGGAAATATAGCTTATATAGTTATAGGAATTGCAGGTAGAGGAGAAGAACATATGCAAATACTATCTCAAATAGCCCTTACGGTTCAATATGAAGAAAATGTTGAAAGACTTAGAAATGCTAAAAATAAAGAGGAAATTATTAAGATAATAGAGGAAGGTGATGACTAG
- a CDS encoding mannitol-1-phosphate 5-dehydrogenase, with amino-acid sequence MKALHFGAGNIGRGFIGYLLYKSNYETTFVDIFDKVVDDINKYKRYTVITLSTSKNKEKVENVRAVNLKDSVALEKEVLEADLITTSLGLNNLKSTGELLRGFLKKRSEINDKPLDIIACENALFASDVLKKAILDGADEELKKYLEKSVGFPNCTVDRIVPNVDIEKELPIDVAVEDFYEWDIEKNKVKINNKIIGAEYVEKLDPYLERKLFLLNGAHATIAYLGYLKGYKYIHEAIKDKEINKIIVGFHSEAVQALSEKHKIDIQILKEYSNKLLKRFENEYLKDDVSRVGRDPMRKLSSNDRLITPLKLCCDLKIDFTNILFGVASGYLFNYKEDEKAQGIQNIITKEGIKKAISNVSQIKEGDYLNNMIAYKYEELKKQN; translated from the coding sequence ATGAAAGCACTTCATTTTGGAGCAGGAAACATAGGAAGAGGTTTTATAGGTTATTTACTGTATAAGTCTAATTACGAAACTACCTTCGTTGATATATTTGATAAAGTAGTGGATGATATCAATAAATATAAAAGATATACAGTAATAACTTTGAGTACATCTAAGAATAAGGAGAAAGTTGAGAATGTACGAGCAGTCAATTTGAAAGATAGTGTTGCTCTTGAAAAAGAAGTTTTAGAAGCTGATTTAATAACTACATCATTAGGATTAAACAATTTAAAAAGTACAGGAGAGCTTTTAAGAGGATTCCTTAAAAAGAGATCAGAAATCAATGACAAGCCACTTGATATAATAGCATGTGAAAATGCACTATTTGCAAGTGATGTACTAAAAAAAGCTATACTTGATGGTGCAGATGAAGAGTTGAAAAAATACTTGGAAAAAAGTGTTGGATTTCCAAATTGTACAGTTGATAGGATTGTGCCAAATGTGGACATAGAAAAAGAATTGCCTATAGATGTAGCAGTAGAAGATTTTTATGAATGGGATATAGAAAAAAATAAGGTTAAAATTAATAACAAGATAATTGGTGCAGAATATGTTGAAAAATTAGACCCTTATCTTGAAAGAAAGTTATTCCTTTTAAATGGTGCACATGCTACAATTGCATATTTAGGATATCTTAAAGGATATAAATATATACATGAAGCTATAAAAGATAAGGAAATTAATAAGATTATAGTTGGTTTTCATAGCGAAGCGGTACAAGCTCTTAGTGAAAAGCATAAAATAGATATACAAATCTTAAAGGAATATTCTAATAAACTTCTAAAGAGATTTGAAAATGAATACTTAAAGGACGATGTAAGTCGTGTAGGTAGAGATCCGATGAGAAAATTATCGTCTAATGATAGATTGATAACTCCTTTAAAATTATGTTGCGATTTGAAAATAGATTTTACTAATATATTATTTGGAGTTGCTTCTGGATATCTATTTAATTATAAAGAGGATGAAAAAGCTCAAGGAATTCAAAACATAATAACTAAAGAGGGAATTAAAAAAGCTATTTCAAATGTATCTCAAATAAAAGAAGGAGATTATTTGAATAATATGATAGCGTACAAGTATGAGGAGCTAAAAAAGCAAAATTAA
- a CDS encoding BglG family transcription antiterminator, producing MNSLTPRQQYILSELIKKKVSNVDVLHKELAVSIRTILREVASINKVLKKDKITIYDYENMNLVISGDRDSIKNLENSINYIPILWLCNKDQRQIAITCKLLSEEEYLKASYFSYKFNVVMGSISQDLDNIQTLLVNKNLHLIRKRTYGIMIDGSEWNKRNAFVELFFRFKPFEYLLSFLYGHKTDETVEAFFKDIFDAKTIDIVKEIFKKLHFGSTNVNDIKYFSLFLLTLLAIKKTESKKNINLPNKVKQDMKSSIIYNTLRSLQEKLMENNIILPEDELSYLCLHLNDYKYYNDAEENNIEADINYTEISNELVTGVSKKIGINITKDKKLVEDLSNHLKQTFHMLSVGLDIINPLLNEIKEHYSQLFAIINNECKLIFSRYNIKILEEEIGYITMHIDVAIQRQQIFSKKINLLIVCPNGMSSGNILGNKVKSLFSDIESITISSIHDAYEKMVNNEYDLILSTVPISLQISNVIVVSPFMTNEDIEEVRNFIFKIKMEKQNIAIDFSDRLKIDATNMEYETISSILKSFDVREVKVNTFDELIDYIVTDIYDSNLSKSKEAIKKLILKREEKGNVVVPKSGIALLHTRSNELMNPVIRVYRNNKYFSMSSEGFSTEDINTFLVLLARNDESNYVLQFLGKVSISLMERKGFVQMLRYSNSQDIRNCLIDIANKEEVIYE from the coding sequence ATGAATTCTTTAACTCCTAGACAGCAGTATATACTAAGTGAGTTAATAAAAAAAAAGGTGTCTAATGTAGATGTTCTTCATAAAGAGCTTGCAGTAAGTATAAGAACTATTTTAAGAGAGGTTGCATCTATAAATAAGGTTTTAAAAAAAGATAAAATAACTATCTATGATTATGAAAATATGAATTTGGTTATATCTGGGGATAGAGATAGTATTAAAAATTTGGAAAATTCAATTAATTATATCCCCATTTTATGGCTATGCAATAAAGATCAAAGGCAGATAGCAATTACATGTAAATTGTTATCCGAAGAAGAATATTTAAAAGCATCATATTTTAGCTACAAATTTAATGTAGTAATGGGAAGCATAAGTCAGGATTTGGATAATATTCAGACATTACTTGTAAACAAGAACCTACATCTTATAAGAAAAAGAACCTATGGAATAATGATAGATGGTTCCGAATGGAATAAAAGAAATGCTTTTGTTGAGTTATTTTTCAGATTTAAACCTTTTGAATATTTGTTATCATTCCTTTATGGACATAAGACAGATGAAACAGTGGAAGCTTTTTTTAAAGATATATTTGATGCAAAAACAATAGATATTGTTAAGGAAATTTTCAAAAAACTTCATTTTGGTAGTACTAATGTTAATGATATTAAGTATTTTAGCTTATTTTTACTAACACTTCTTGCTATAAAAAAGACAGAAAGCAAAAAAAATATAAATCTACCGAATAAAGTAAAGCAGGATATGAAAAGTAGCATTATATATAACACACTAAGATCACTGCAAGAAAAATTGATGGAAAATAATATAATATTACCTGAAGATGAGTTAAGTTATTTATGTTTACATTTAAATGATTACAAATACTATAATGATGCCGAAGAAAATAACATTGAGGCAGACATTAATTATACAGAGATAAGCAATGAATTGGTTACAGGGGTATCAAAAAAAATAGGAATAAATATTACTAAAGATAAAAAATTGGTAGAGGATTTATCTAATCATTTAAAACAAACCTTCCATATGCTTAGTGTAGGACTTGATATTATAAATCCTCTATTAAATGAAATTAAAGAACACTATTCTCAATTGTTTGCCATAATAAACAATGAGTGTAAACTTATTTTTTCTAGATATAATATAAAAATATTGGAAGAAGAAATTGGATATATAACAATGCATATAGATGTAGCCATTCAAAGACAACAGATATTCAGTAAAAAGATAAATCTGCTTATTGTATGTCCTAATGGTATGAGTAGTGGAAACATATTAGGTAATAAGGTTAAATCACTTTTTTCAGATATAGAAAGTATAACTATTAGTTCTATACATGATGCTTATGAAAAGATGGTTAATAATGAGTATGATTTAATTTTATCAACAGTGCCAATAAGTTTACAAATAAGCAATGTAATAGTCGTTTCACCTTTTATGACAAATGAGGACATTGAAGAAGTAAGAAATTTTATCTTTAAAATAAAAATGGAGAAGCAGAATATAGCTATAGATTTTTCAGATAGACTTAAAATCGATGCTACAAATATGGAGTATGAAACTATTAGTTCCATATTGAAAAGTTTTGATGTAAGGGAGGTAAAAGTTAATACTTTTGATGAATTGATAGATTATATTGTAACAGACATTTATGATAGTAATTTAAGCAAAAGCAAAGAAGCAATTAAAAAGCTAATACTAAAAAGAGAGGAAAAAGGTAATGTTGTAGTTCCTAAAAGTGGAATAGCATTACTTCATACTAGAAGTAATGAACTTATGAATCCAGTTATAAGAGTGTATCGTAATAATAAATATTTTTCGATGTCAAGTGAAGGTTTTTCAACAGAGGACATAAATACTTTTTTAGTGCTTTTAGCTAGAAATGATGAGAGTAACTATGTGTTACAGTTCTTAGGGAAAGTAAGTATTTCATTAATGGAAAGAAAAGGATTTGTTCAAATGTTGAGATATAGTAATTCGCAGGATATTAGGAACTGCTTAATAGATATTGCCAATAAGGAGGAAGTTATTTATGAATAG
- the glmS gene encoding glutamine--fructose-6-phosphate transaminase (isomerizing), whose amino-acid sequence MCGIVGYSGKKEASSILVEGLSKLEYRGYDSAGVAILNDGKINVSKCKGRLVNLENKLEENPIAGNIGIGHTRWATHGEPSDLNAHPHSNKDNTISVVHNGIIENYMQLRTWLKSKGYEFKSETDTEVIPNLVDYFYEGNLLDAVIKAISKVEGSYALGIVSSKEPDKVVAVRKDSPLIVGISEDGNFIASDVPAILNHTRDIYYIKDKEFVVLTSEGVEFYSNEGEKIEKELNHIEWDANAAEKGGYEHFMLKEIYEQPKAIRDTMTSRIIAGQPIKLDDISITKEQIENIDKIYIVACGTAYHAGVVGKYVIEKFARIPVEVDIASEFRYRDPIITKNTLMIVLSQSGETADTLAALREAKSIGARVIAVTNVVGSSVARAADDILYTWAGPEIAVASTKAYTTQLITMYILGLFFAQNKNTLTNEEIEKIKADMLTLPEKAEEVLASKEKVQKFAANTYMHKDMFYLGRGIDYAVAMEGALKLKEISYIHAEAYAGGELKHGTIALIEEGTVVVALGTQSDIYDKMVSNIKEVTTRGAKVLGIAAEGRKGMEEVVDSVIYVPEVNDMLLPVLSVMQLQLLAYYVSVEKGCDVDKPRNLAKSVTVE is encoded by the coding sequence ATGTGCGGAATAGTTGGATATAGTGGTAAGAAAGAGGCATCTTCAATTTTAGTTGAGGGATTAAGTAAACTTGAGTATAGAGGTTACGACTCAGCAGGAGTTGCCATATTAAACGATGGAAAAATTAATGTTTCAAAATGTAAAGGAAGACTTGTAAATCTTGAAAATAAATTAGAAGAGAATCCTATCGCGGGAAATATTGGAATTGGACATACAAGATGGGCAACACATGGAGAACCATCAGATTTAAATGCACATCCTCATAGTAATAAAGATAATACAATAAGCGTTGTTCACAATGGAATAATAGAAAATTACATGCAATTAAGAACATGGCTTAAATCAAAGGGATATGAATTCAAATCTGAAACTGATACAGAGGTTATACCTAATCTTGTGGACTATTTTTATGAAGGTAACTTATTAGATGCAGTTATAAAGGCAATATCTAAGGTAGAAGGAAGCTATGCACTTGGAATAGTTTCATCAAAAGAACCTGATAAGGTAGTAGCAGTAAGAAAAGATAGCCCGCTTATAGTTGGTATTAGTGAAGATGGAAACTTCATAGCATCAGATGTTCCAGCTATATTAAATCATACTAGAGATATATATTATATAAAAGATAAAGAGTTCGTAGTTTTAACTTCTGAAGGAGTAGAATTCTACTCTAATGAGGGAGAAAAAATAGAAAAAGAACTTAATCATATAGAATGGGATGCTAATGCTGCTGAAAAAGGCGGATATGAGCACTTCATGTTAAAAGAAATATATGAACAACCTAAAGCAATAAGAGATACTATGACTTCTAGAATTATAGCAGGTCAACCAATAAAATTGGACGATATCAGCATAACAAAGGAGCAAATAGAGAATATTGATAAAATATATATAGTAGCTTGTGGAACGGCTTATCATGCAGGAGTAGTTGGTAAATACGTTATAGAAAAATTTGCAAGAATACCTGTTGAGGTTGATATAGCATCTGAATTTAGATACAGAGATCCAATAATTACGAAAAACACTTTGATGATAGTATTAAGTCAATCTGGAGAAACTGCTGATACTTTAGCGGCTTTAAGAGAAGCTAAGTCAATAGGAGCAAGAGTTATTGCCGTGACAAATGTAGTTGGAAGCTCAGTTGCTAGAGCAGCCGATGATATATTATATACTTGGGCAGGACCAGAAATTGCAGTTGCATCTACAAAGGCATATACTACACAGCTTATAACAATGTATATTTTAGGATTGTTCTTTGCACAAAACAAAAACACTTTAACTAATGAAGAGATAGAGAAAATTAAGGCAGATATGCTTACACTTCCAGAAAAGGCAGAAGAGGTATTAGCAAGCAAGGAGAAAGTTCAAAAATTTGCAGCAAACACTTATATGCATAAAGATATGTTCTACTTAGGTAGAGGAATTGATTATGCAGTAGCTATGGAAGGTGCATTAAAGCTTAAAGAAATTTCTTATATACACGCTGAGGCTTATGCAGGAGGAGAATTAAAGCATGGTACTATAGCTCTAATCGAGGAAGGTACTGTTGTAGTAGCTCTTGGAACTCAAAGTGATATATATGATAAAATGGTAAGTAATATTAAGGAAGTAACAACAAGAGGTGCTAAAGTTCTTGGAATTGCTGCAGAAGGCAGAAAAGGAATGGAAGAAGTTGTTGATTCAGTAATATATGTACCTGAAGTGAATGATATGCTTTTACCTGTACTTTCAGTAATGCAATTACAATTATTAGCATACTATGTTTCAGTGGAAAAAGGCTGTGACGTTGATAAGCCAAGAAATTTAGCAAAATCAGTTACTGTTGAATAA
- a CDS encoding GNAT family N-acetyltransferase — MPKEELKCRTYEWQANKWMDRMFNNITKEFMYVAENSQGEIIGFASGETNKIEEKYDSILYTIYILKNYQRQGVGKRLFKVVADRLRSEGAENMVVWTFNENKSRGFYERLGGSLVDKKKIFKDKTELEEVAYIFYL, encoded by the coding sequence ATTCCAAAGGAGGAGCTCAAATGCCGTACTTATGAGTGGCAAGCTAACAAATGGATGGATAGAATGTTTAATAATATTACCAAAGAATTTATGTATGTAGCAGAAAACAGTCAAGGAGAGATAATAGGCTTTGCTTCAGGTGAGACAAATAAAATAGAAGAAAAGTATGACAGTATTTTGTACACAATCTATATTTTAAAGAATTATCAAAGGCAAGGGGTAGGCAAAAGGCTATTTAAGGTTGTAGCAGATAGGCTCAGGAGTGAAGGTGCAGAAAATATGGTGGTTTGGACTTTTAATGAAAATAAGTCTCGAGGTTTTTATGAGCGATTAGGAGGAAGCTTAGTTGATAAAAAGAAGATTTTTAAGGATAAAACCGAACTAGAGGAGGTTGCTTATATTTTTTATTTATAA
- a CDS encoding TIGR04076 family protein, with protein sequence MKKWYDEEYEWEIEVIGFLRSDHTERYCRNGEEIGDKYTCTYGCPVNADGQGICSKAMMIMFPIMEAVRSGGDLENIGGTSKYSKDIVCPDGCVIFRLTAKKLGNENFYKGKFFE encoded by the coding sequence ATGAAAAAATGGTATGATGAGGAGTATGAATGGGAAATCGAGGTTATAGGATTTCTTCGTAGTGACCATACTGAGAGATATTGCCGAAATGGTGAGGAAATTGGAGATAAGTATACCTGCACCTATGGCTGTCCTGTAAATGCTGATGGACAAGGTATTTGTTCTAAAGCTATGATGATTATGTTTCCAATAATGGAGGCAGTCAGAAGTGGCGGTGATTTAGAGAATATCGGTGGAACTAGTAAATATAGCAAGGATATTGTATGCCCAGATGGTTGTGTTATATTTAGGCTTACGGCAAAAAAACTTGGAAATGAGAATTTTTATAAGGGAAAGTTTTTTGAGTAG
- a CDS encoding CynX/NimT family MFS transporter, with product MNQLYNEHKKNLYSKRNAPIMLIIGIAFIAANLRSPLTAVGPLVNEIRGSLHISNTLAGMITTLPLFAFAGFSPFAPRLARKFGTKLVLFWSLIFLTFGIILRSLFGGVGLFLGTLILGLSISVGNVLIPSLIKHEFSKRVGVITGIYTASMGLLGAIASGISVPVAEESRLGWSGALSIWAALSFLSIIIWIPQIIRRKQEMSIVKKTIDNDIKTKVKDIHEGKNEIESINGNAINKVNLWKSTLAWQVTVYMGLQSMLLYCMVAWLPAILIQQGMNSNKAGWMLSLYQLVSLPTSFLGSVLAERKANQRPLVITASLCVLVGLLGISLEWTELTFLWMIMLGIGGTLTFCLAMIFFSSRTRNADEAARLSGMAQSVGYLLAAFGPMLFGFLHDAANNWHLPLIVLIGASGLCLFAGLGASRNLYIKYNYL from the coding sequence ATGAATCAATTATATAACGAACACAAAAAGAACCTGTATTCAAAAAGAAATGCGCCTATAATGCTGATAATCGGAATTGCATTTATTGCAGCAAATTTGCGCTCACCTTTAACAGCGGTTGGCCCGTTGGTCAATGAAATTCGTGGTAGCTTACATATTTCAAATACATTAGCAGGTATGATTACAACCCTTCCATTATTCGCTTTTGCAGGATTCTCACCTTTCGCTCCACGACTGGCGCGAAAATTTGGCACTAAATTGGTGCTGTTTTGGTCACTTATTTTTCTGACTTTCGGAATTATATTACGTTCATTGTTTGGAGGGGTGGGACTATTTCTTGGAACATTGATCCTGGGATTATCAATTTCTGTCGGCAATGTGCTAATACCCAGTCTAATCAAACATGAATTTTCTAAACGGGTCGGCGTGATAACTGGCATCTATACTGCTTCTATGGGCCTTTTAGGGGCGATAGCCTCCGGTATCAGTGTCCCTGTTGCAGAAGAATCAAGATTGGGATGGAGCGGAGCGTTAAGCATTTGGGCTGCACTTAGTTTCTTATCAATTATCATCTGGATACCTCAAATAATACGTAGAAAGCAAGAAATGTCTATTGTTAAAAAAACGATCGATAATGACATTAAAACAAAAGTAAAAGACATCCATGAAGGAAAAAATGAAATAGAGAGTATTAACGGAAATGCGATTAACAAGGTTAATCTATGGAAATCTACTTTGGCATGGCAGGTAACAGTATATATGGGATTACAGTCTATGCTACTCTATTGCATGGTTGCATGGTTACCGGCTATTTTAATCCAGCAGGGTATGAATTCAAACAAAGCAGGATGGATGCTCTCCCTTTATCAATTGGTATCGCTCCCTACATCGTTTTTAGGCTCTGTCCTTGCTGAACGCAAAGCCAATCAACGTCCATTAGTTATTACTGCCTCTCTATGTGTTTTGGTGGGACTTTTGGGCATATCCTTAGAATGGACAGAGCTTACATTCCTATGGATGATTATGTTGGGCATTGGAGGAACACTTACTTTTTGCCTAGCTATGATATTTTTTAGTTCTCGTACAAGAAATGCAGATGAAGCGGCAAGACTGTCCGGCATGGCACAGTCAGTCGGCTACCTACTCGCTGCTTTTGGTCCGATGCTTTTTGGTTTTCTACATGATGCAGCCAACAACTGGCATTTACCACTTATTGTCTTAATCGGTGCTTCCGGATTATGCTTGTTTGCTGGGTTAGGTGCATCACGCAATCTGTATATTAAATACAACTACTTATAA
- a CDS encoding HAD family hydrolase: MSDKIVIFDMDGVIVDTEPIYRKLSDRLYESLGINLTKEDQYALAGSVSQDKWTLLKKQFNLKYPIEELMKMSSGIKYDYLANEENEIPLIEGVDKLILSLKSRGIMMCVASSSRRKNIEIILKRVGLISYFEYIVSGSDVEKGKPHPEIFLRAASMFDDNILNFTVIEDTNNGVRAAKSAKMKCVGFSNPNSGTQNISSADIIVDNFGDESISRIINLVLK, encoded by the coding sequence ATGAGCGATAAGATAGTAATATTTGATATGGATGGAGTAATAGTTGATACGGAGCCCATATATAGAAAATTAAGTGATAGATTGTATGAGAGTTTAGGAATAAATCTCACAAAGGAAGATCAATATGCACTTGCAGGAAGTGTATCACAAGATAAATGGACACTTTTAAAGAAGCAATTCAATCTCAAGTATCCTATTGAAGAGTTAATGAAGATGTCTTCAGGAATTAAATATGATTATTTAGCTAATGAGGAAAATGAAATACCATTAATTGAAGGTGTTGACAAACTTATTTTAAGCCTAAAGAGTAGAGGAATTATGATGTGTGTTGCATCGTCATCTCGTAGAAAAAATATAGAAATTATTCTTAAAAGGGTAGGACTTATTAGCTATTTTGAGTATATAGTAAGTGGCAGCGATGTAGAGAAGGGAAAACCACATCCGGAAATATTCTTAAGAGCAGCATCTATGTTTGATGACAATATCTTAAATTTTACTGTAATTGAAGATACAAATAATGGTGTTAGAGCTGCAAAGAGTGCAAAAATGAAATGTGTAGGGTTTAGTAATCCAAATTCGGGAACTCAAAATATTAGCAGTGCGGATATTATTGTAGATAATTTCGGTGATGAAAGCATAAGTAGAATTATAAATTTAGTTTTAAAATAG
- a CDS encoding MarR family winged helix-turn-helix transcriptional regulator: protein MDKIINNKHEIAYNSLNLAFALTDLDKKTRYFGTDVPIFHSEIHVIKAIAEHPGIHVGGLADILGVTKGAVSEILKKLERKALVIKEIDSLNLSRYSLSLTEKGKKAHSNHMLYHSIINNMVEEELQNASEHELEFLSNFLSTLINKVEFFNKNFDE, encoded by the coding sequence ATGGATAAAATTATAAATAATAAACATGAAATTGCATATAATTCTCTGAATTTAGCATTTGCCTTGACTGACCTTGATAAAAAGACTCGCTACTTCGGAACGGATGTACCGATTTTTCACTCTGAAATACATGTAATAAAGGCCATTGCCGAGCATCCTGGCATTCATGTTGGTGGACTGGCCGATATTTTAGGAGTAACAAAAGGGGCTGTTTCCGAAATTCTCAAAAAGCTAGAGAGAAAGGCTCTGGTTATAAAAGAAATTGATAGTCTTAATTTATCTAGATATTCATTAAGTCTAACTGAAAAAGGTAAAAAAGCTCATAGCAACCATATGCTCTATCATTCTATTATAAATAATATGGTTGAAGAGGAACTACAAAATGCCTCCGAACATGAATTGGAGTTTTTATCAAACTTTTTGTCGACCCTGATAAACAAAGTTGAATTTTTCAATAAAAATTTTGATGAATAA
- a CDS encoding GNAT family N-acetyltransferase, with amino-acid sequence MNYRKADMKDISLLVSIRKRQLIDEGIEPNIDIDKELTRYFNNKLANNLLVEWIAEENNQIIATAAIAFIDFPPTYTNKTGRKGYITNMYTEPTSRGNGIATGMLDRLVNEAKERNIHKICLVASKLGRPVYKKYGFQDTDEWLELNL; translated from the coding sequence ATGAATTATAGAAAAGCAGATATGAAAGACATATCTTTACTTGTGAGTATTAGAAAGAGGCAACTCATTGATGAAGGTATAGAGCCTAATATTGATATTGATAAGGAATTGACGAGATATTTTAATAACAAACTGGCTAATAATTTATTGGTTGAATGGATTGCAGAAGAGAATAACCAAATTATAGCTACAGCTGCTATTGCATTTATTGATTTTCCACCAACATATACTAATAAAACTGGAAGAAAAGGTTATATAACTAATATGTATACAGAACCGACTTCTCGTGGTAATGGTATAGCTACAGGAATGTTAGATAGATTAGTAAATGAAGCAAAGGAACGAAACATTCATAAGATTTGTTTAGTAGCATCAAAACTTGGAAGACCTGTCTATAAAAAATATGGATTTCAAGATACAGATGAATGGTTGGAATTGAATTTATAA